The Pan troglodytes isolate AG18354 chromosome 8, NHGRI_mPanTro3-v2.0_pri, whole genome shotgun sequence genome window below encodes:
- the LOC129136223 gene encoding ragulator complex protein LAMTOR5-like, protein MEATLEQHLEDTMKNPSIVGVLCTDSQGLNLGWRGTLSDEHAGVTCVPPQQAAKLTSDPTDIPVVCLESDNGNIMIQKHDGIVAVHKMAS, encoded by the coding sequence ATGGAGGCAACCTTGGAGCAGCACTTGGAAGACACAATGAAGAATCCCTCCATTGTTGGAGTCCTGTGCACAGATTCACAAGGACTTAATCTGGGTTGGCGTGGGACCCTGTCAGATGAGCATGCTGGAGTGACATGTGTTCCACCCCAGCAAGCAGCTAAGCTAACCTCTGACCCCACTGATATTCCTGTGGTATGTCTAGAATCAGATAATGGGAACATTATGATCCAGAAACATGATGGCATAGTGGCAGTGCACAAAATGGCCTCTTGA